A genome region from Hydrogenoanaerobacterium saccharovorans includes the following:
- a CDS encoding V-type ATP synthase subunit D, with protein MNQQVFPTKGNLIATKKTLSLSTMGYDLLDRKRNILIREMMLLIDKSKLLRREIDGTYERAYRALQHANMTLGVIENIARTVPVDDGIKLHFRSVMGVDIPIVDYHDEEPELSYGFLDTNSQLDYAYRCFHEVKKMTVLLAEVENSVYKLANAIVKTQRRANALKNVVIPRLEETTKFITDSLEEKEREEFSRLKVIKATKTKNAND; from the coding sequence ATGAACCAGCAGGTATTTCCGACTAAAGGCAACCTGATTGCAACCAAAAAAACGCTCTCGCTTTCAACCATGGGCTACGATTTGCTCGACCGCAAACGCAACATCCTCATTCGCGAGATGATGCTGCTGATTGACAAGTCCAAACTTTTGCGCAGAGAAATCGACGGCACCTACGAGCGTGCCTACCGTGCATTGCAGCATGCCAATATGACGCTTGGCGTGATAGAAAACATCGCCCGAACAGTGCCTGTGGATGATGGTATAAAACTGCACTTTCGCAGTGTTATGGGTGTGGATATCCCCATTGTGGATTACCACGACGAGGAACCGGAGCTTTCTTACGGCTTTCTTGATACCAATTCGCAGCTTGATTATGCTTACCGCTGCTTTCATGAAGTGAAAAAGATGACGGTGCTGCTTGCAGAGGTAGAGAACAGTGTTTATAAGCTGGCGAATGCCATTGTAAAAACACAGCGCCGTGCCAATGCACTGAAAAACGTAGTCATCCCCCGTTTGGAGGAAACAACAAAATTCATCACCGATTCACTGGAAGAAAAAGAGCGTGAAGAATTCAGCCGTCTCAAAGTGATTAAGGCAACGAAAACGAAAAATGCCAACGATTAA
- a CDS encoding V-type ATP synthase subunit I has protein sequence MSIEKMTLVQITGHVDSLDEVLRKCSDTGRFHPEQPAQLSDKVGGFTQMTEENPYKARLNRIIDIGVSAGIKLKYDAAVNKKIAPEIVDHFLDSFHEELAALSERKRALTAAIEQGQTALVQLRHLDTLDVSFDDLFSCEFLKIRFGRIPVDSYKKLSYYKDRLFFFVNLSEGSTYNWGLYITTLDHEAEVDDIFSSLYFERIRIPEAHGTPGVAKRMFEESLAKDKAELEQVNSRLVKLVQEHQEKFLDIYSSIRFLNESFDLRRYVSVYKNQFHITGFLPVRDEKSFAQSIEPITHVHVEFKPHDSDKRLTTPTKLRNSKLFQPFEMFIDMYGTPSYNEIDPTPFVGITYTLLFGIMFGDVGQGLVITLLGALLWKFKKMSLGRVMTRIGISAACFGMVYGSVFGMEHLLDPFYKNVLGLHEKPVEVMNPLTINNLLIFAIGFGILLIIISMLTNIIIGFKNKDYEKAVFSNNGIAGMVFYVAVLVGVLSRLTGGKSLFTTAYILEFIVAPILVIFLKHPLGKLAKGNKHIKPEDGIGSFILEGFFELFEVVLSFVTNTMSFLRVGGFIISHAGMMAVVLTLTEMMNGSGSIVVMIIGNAFVMALEGFIVGIQALRLEFYEMFSRYFEGQGKPFRPIVIGE, from the coding sequence GACGTTTTCACCCGGAACAGCCGGCACAGTTAAGTGATAAGGTGGGCGGCTTTACCCAAATGACCGAAGAAAACCCCTACAAAGCACGTTTGAACCGCATTATTGACATCGGAGTCAGCGCAGGAATCAAATTAAAATACGATGCCGCCGTGAATAAAAAGATAGCACCGGAAATCGTTGACCATTTTTTAGACAGCTTTCATGAAGAACTTGCCGCACTCAGCGAGCGCAAACGCGCCCTGACAGCGGCAATTGAGCAGGGGCAAACCGCATTGGTACAGCTTCGCCATCTCGATACGCTGGATGTTAGCTTTGACGACCTGTTTTCTTGTGAGTTTTTAAAGATACGTTTTGGCCGCATACCCGTTGACAGTTACAAAAAACTTTCGTATTACAAAGACCGATTGTTTTTCTTTGTAAATCTATCTGAGGGTAGCACTTACAACTGGGGTTTGTATATCACTACACTCGATCATGAAGCAGAGGTGGATGATATTTTCTCCTCTTTATATTTCGAACGCATCCGCATACCGGAGGCTCACGGAACACCCGGCGTTGCAAAACGCATGTTTGAAGAAAGCCTTGCGAAAGATAAAGCAGAACTTGAACAGGTAAACAGCCGTTTGGTAAAACTTGTGCAAGAGCATCAGGAGAAATTCCTCGACATTTACTCCAGTATTCGTTTTTTAAACGAATCGTTTGACTTGCGCCGTTATGTAAGTGTTTACAAAAATCAGTTTCATATTACGGGCTTTTTGCCGGTACGTGATGAAAAATCGTTTGCCCAAAGTATTGAGCCGATTACCCATGTGCATGTTGAATTTAAACCGCATGACAGCGACAAGAGGCTAACAACACCCACGAAGTTGCGCAACAGCAAACTTTTTCAGCCTTTTGAAATGTTCATCGATATGTACGGTACACCGTCTTACAATGAGATTGACCCTACGCCTTTTGTGGGCATCACTTACACATTGCTGTTCGGCATTATGTTTGGCGATGTAGGGCAGGGGTTGGTGATTACACTGCTGGGCGCCCTTTTGTGGAAGTTTAAAAAAATGAGCCTTGGCAGAGTGATGACTCGTATCGGTATATCCGCTGCATGTTTTGGTATGGTATATGGCTCGGTGTTTGGTATGGAGCATTTGCTCGACCCGTTTTACAAAAACGTTTTGGGTCTGCACGAAAAACCTGTTGAGGTAATGAATCCTCTTACCATCAACAACCTGCTGATATTTGCAATCGGGTTTGGTATTTTACTGATTATTATTTCTATGCTTACCAATATCATCATTGGTTTTAAGAATAAAGATTACGAAAAAGCGGTATTTTCGAACAACGGCATTGCAGGTATGGTGTTTTACGTTGCGGTCCTCGTCGGTGTTCTTTCTAGGCTTACAGGCGGTAAGAGCTTGTTTACCACGGCATATATTCTTGAGTTTATCGTAGCCCCCATTCTGGTAATCTTTTTAAAGCACCCTCTGGGCAAGCTTGCAAAAGGTAACAAACACATCAAGCCGGAGGATGGTATCGGTAGCTTTATCCTGGAAGGATTCTTTGAATTGTTCGAAGTTGTATTGAGCTTTGTTACCAATACCATGTCATTTTTGCGTGTAGGCGGGTTTATCATCAGCCACGCAGGTATGATGGCGGTAGTATTAACATTAACAGAAATGATGAACGGCTCGGGCAGCATTGTGGTTATGATTATCGGCAATGCCTTTGTTATGGCACTGGAGGGCTTTATTGTGGGCATTCAGGCGCTGCGTCTTGAGTTTTATGAAATGTTCAGCCGCTACTTCGAAGGACAAGGCAAACCGTTCCGTCCCATTGTTATCGGCGAGTAG
- a CDS encoding V-type ATP synthase subunit F gives MRMYLISDNIDTCMGMRLAGIEGVVLHEREEVVAAVRRVVEDPAVGILLITEKLAELCHDVIDDLKLNQKKMLVVEVPDRHGGSRATDALERYVNEAIGVKM, from the coding sequence ATGAGGATGTATCTGATTAGTGATAATATAGACACCTGCATGGGCATGCGCCTTGCGGGAATTGAGGGCGTTGTACTGCACGAGCGAGAAGAAGTGGTTGCAGCTGTGCGCCGTGTTGTTGAAGACCCTGCCGTAGGCATTTTACTTATCACAGAAAAGCTTGCAGAGCTTTGCCACGATGTGATTGATGACCTGAAGCTCAATCAAAAAAAGATGCTGGTTGTTGAGGTACCCGACAGACATGGCGGCAGCCGCGCAACCGATGCATTGGAGAGATATGTAAACGAGGCAATCGGCGTAAAGATGTAG
- a CDS encoding V-type ATP synthase subunit B, with protein sequence MSLQFVGLSEINGPLVVLDHVPSVGYDEMVELKMKNGAVRLGRVVEVEGERCVIQVFEGTNGISLTNATVRLLGHPMEMPLSAEILGRTLSGAGKPIDGLGDIYAEKREDINGKPLNPVARTYPKNYINTGISSIDCLMTLIRGQKLPIFSGSGMQHNKLAVQIVRQANIAEESGQKFGIVFAAMGVKNDVADYFKRSFEESGVMDKVVMFLNLSNDPIIERILTPRCALTVAEYLAFEHNMHILVVMTDMTSYCEALREFSSSKGEIPGRKGFPGYLYSDLASLYERAGVIDTAQGSVTQIPILTMPNDDITHPVPDLTGYITEGQIVLDRSLDQMGVYPPISILPSLSRLMKDGIGEGYTRADHSAVSNQLFASYAKVQDARALASVIGEEELSDTDKQYVRFGNAFERHFINQGFTDNRSIEQTLNLGWRLLSLLPREELDRVESELLDKFYNPEDAKDLLA encoded by the coding sequence ATGAGTCTTCAATTTGTGGGACTAAGCGAAATAAACGGGCCTCTCGTTGTGCTGGATCACGTCCCTTCGGTGGGATATGACGAGATGGTGGAATTAAAAATGAAAAACGGCGCTGTACGCTTGGGGCGTGTGGTTGAGGTAGAAGGCGAGCGTTGTGTTATTCAGGTGTTCGAGGGTACCAACGGTATTTCGCTCACTAATGCAACCGTGCGCTTGCTTGGTCATCCTATGGAAATGCCGCTGTCTGCCGAGATTTTAGGCAGAACGTTATCGGGTGCAGGTAAGCCAATCGATGGATTGGGCGATATCTATGCCGAAAAACGGGAAGATATCAACGGCAAACCGCTCAACCCCGTAGCAAGAACCTATCCTAAAAACTATATTAACACCGGTATATCCAGTATTGATTGTTTGATGACGCTTATCCGTGGGCAAAAGCTGCCTATTTTTTCGGGTTCCGGTATGCAGCACAATAAACTGGCAGTACAAATTGTGCGTCAGGCAAATATCGCAGAAGAGTCTGGACAAAAATTCGGTATTGTATTTGCTGCAATGGGCGTTAAAAACGATGTTGCCGATTACTTTAAACGTTCGTTTGAAGAATCGGGCGTAATGGATAAGGTGGTTATGTTTTTAAACCTTTCCAACGACCCTATTATCGAGCGTATTCTAACCCCGCGTTGTGCACTAACGGTGGCAGAATACCTTGCGTTTGAGCACAATATGCACATTCTGGTGGTTATGACGGATATGACCTCTTATTGTGAGGCGCTGCGCGAATTTTCATCCTCCAAGGGTGAAATCCCGGGCAGAAAAGGCTTCCCAGGTTACCTTTACTCCGACCTTGCTTCGCTGTACGAAAGAGCAGGCGTCATTGATACCGCGCAAGGCTCGGTTACTCAAATCCCCATTCTTACTATGCCGAACGACGATATCACCCATCCTGTGCCAGACCTGACGGGATACATCACCGAGGGGCAGATTGTTCTCGACCGTTCTCTCGACCAGATGGGTGTGTATCCGCCCATTTCTATATTGCCGTCGCTTTCTCGTTTGATGAAAGACGGTATCGGTGAGGGATACACCAGAGCAGACCACTCTGCTGTATCAAACCAGCTGTTTGCATCTTATGCTAAGGTGCAGGATGCAAGAGCCTTGGCGTCGGTCATCGGCGAAGAGGAGCTTTCGGATACCGATAAGCAGTATGTCCGTTTCGGCAATGCGTTCGAGCGGCATTTTATCAATCAGGGCTTTACCGATAACCGCAGTATCGAGCAAACATTAAATCTTGGCTGGCGCTTGCTGTCGCTTTTGCCGCGCGAAGAGCTCGATCGTGTAGAAAGCGAGCTGTTGGATAAATTTTATAACCCTGAGGATGCCAAAGATCTTCTTGCATAA
- a CDS encoding ATP synthase subunit C — protein sequence MNSMMFILPALVVALIAIPLISVARGVKTGKQARNRVIGNLCMFFGVCLCAFIFPLSAFAAEANGVVNAIIGTSAQGMGFLAAALVTGLAAIGAGIAVAAAAPAAIGAVSEDPKSFGKAIIFVVLGEGIAIYGLLISILIINKL from the coding sequence ATGAACAGTATGATGTTTATTCTTCCCGCACTGGTTGTTGCATTGATTGCAATTCCACTAATTTCGGTTGCCAGAGGTGTTAAAACCGGCAAACAAGCTAGAAACAGAGTTATCGGTAACCTTTGCATGTTTTTTGGCGTTTGCCTTTGTGCATTCATTTTTCCGCTAAGTGCATTTGCTGCCGAAGCTAATGGCGTTGTTAACGCAATTATAGGCACTTCTGCACAGGGCATGGGCTTTCTTGCTGCTGCATTGGTAACCGGTCTTGCTGCTATCGGCGCAGGTATCGCAGTTGCTGCTGCTGCTCCCGCAGCCATCGGTGCAGTGTCTGAAGACCCTAAATCGTTCGGTAAGGCTATCATCTTTGTTGTTCTTGGTGAAGGTATCGCTATCTACGGCTTGCTGATCTCTATCCTGATTATCAACAAACTTTAA
- a CDS encoding V-type ATP synthase subunit A has product MLNNVIYSINGPVVTVKNATDFAMLEMVYVGEKRLIGEVISITSKATTIQVYETTTGLKPGEPVYSTGSPLCATLGPGILSNIFDGIERPLKDINERSGAYIDEGCNIPSLDDERTWDVTIKVKEGDSVQGGQIYATCPETELIEHRCMILPTLNGKVTFAAENGRYKINDVIVKIEDEHGKMHELTLCQKWPIRTARPTKERLPISQPLITGQRVIDTMFPIAKGGTAAVPGGFGTGKTMTQHQLAKWCDADIIVYVGCGERGNEMTQVLKEFSELIDPKSGKKLTARTVLIANTSNMPVAAREASIYTGITLAEYYRDMGYHVAIMADSTSRWAEALREISGRLEEMPAEEGFPAYLPSRISQFYERAGYMVTLCDKDGSVSIIGAVSPQGADFSEPVTQNTKRFVRCFWALDKSLAYARHYPAINWNTSYSEYIDDLAKWYGTNVDKSFLSKRQQIASLLHEENELMEIVKLIGSDVLPDDQKLVIEIAKIIRVGFLQQNAFHKDDTFVPLQKQLKMMEVILYLYEKSKVIVQAGKSLTEVLETGVFANLVKMKYEVPNEHLEQFDRYFKMIDEAFNHLD; this is encoded by the coding sequence ATATTGAACAACGTAATCTATTCCATTAACGGCCCTGTTGTGACCGTAAAAAATGCTACCGATTTTGCTATGCTCGAGATGGTGTATGTCGGTGAAAAAAGGCTGATTGGTGAGGTTATCTCTATTACCAGTAAGGCAACCACCATTCAGGTATACGAAACCACCACAGGGCTTAAACCTGGCGAGCCCGTTTATTCTACGGGTTCACCTTTGTGTGCAACCTTGGGGCCCGGCATCCTTTCCAATATTTTTGACGGTATCGAACGTCCGCTCAAAGATATCAACGAACGTTCCGGTGCTTATATCGACGAGGGGTGCAATATTCCGTCGCTTGATGATGAACGGACATGGGATGTAACCATCAAGGTAAAAGAGGGCGATTCGGTACAGGGGGGCCAAATTTATGCAACTTGCCCCGAAACCGAGTTAATTGAGCACCGCTGCATGATTTTGCCTACGCTGAATGGTAAAGTAACCTTTGCGGCAGAAAACGGCAGATATAAAATCAACGATGTAATTGTTAAAATAGAAGATGAACACGGCAAAATGCATGAACTCACTCTTTGCCAAAAGTGGCCGATTCGTACAGCGCGCCCGACGAAAGAGCGTTTGCCTATTTCGCAGCCGCTGATTACCGGGCAGCGTGTGATCGATACGATGTTCCCCATAGCAAAGGGCGGCACAGCAGCTGTGCCCGGTGGGTTTGGTACAGGTAAAACCATGACACAGCATCAGTTGGCAAAATGGTGCGATGCTGATATTATCGTTTATGTAGGCTGCGGTGAGCGCGGTAACGAGATGACACAGGTACTCAAAGAGTTTAGTGAGCTGATTGACCCTAAATCGGGCAAAAAACTGACTGCACGTACCGTTTTAATTGCAAATACCTCCAATATGCCGGTTGCGGCGCGTGAAGCGTCTATTTATACCGGCATCACATTGGCAGAGTATTACCGTGATATGGGCTACCATGTTGCCATTATGGCAGATTCTACTTCTCGTTGGGCAGAGGCTCTGCGTGAGATTTCAGGCCGATTGGAAGAAATGCCTGCAGAAGAAGGCTTCCCTGCCTATCTGCCTTCGCGTATTTCTCAATTTTACGAGCGTGCAGGTTACATGGTAACGCTTTGCGACAAAGACGGTTCCGTCTCTATCATCGGTGCTGTTTCGCCGCAGGGTGCTGATTTTTCAGAGCCGGTTACCCAAAATACCAAGCGTTTTGTGCGCTGTTTTTGGGCGCTCGATAAATCTCTTGCTTACGCACGTCACTATCCCGCTATCAACTGGAATACCAGCTACAGTGAGTATATTGACGATTTGGCAAAGTGGTACGGTACCAATGTGGATAAAAGTTTTCTCAGCAAACGCCAGCAGATAGCATCGTTGCTGCATGAAGAAAACGAACTGATGGAAATTGTAAAGCTGATTGGTTCGGATGTACTGCCCGACGACCAAAAGCTTGTTATTGAGATTGCTAAAATAATTCGTGTAGGCTTTTTGCAGCAGAATGCATTCCACAAAGACGATACCTTTGTTCCTTTGCAAAAACAACTTAAAATGATGGAGGTTATCCTCTATCTTTACGAAAAGTCAAAAGTCATTGTACAGGCAGGCAAGTCGCTTACCGAGGTACTTGAAACCGGTGTATTTGCAAATTTGGTAAAAATGAAATATGAAGTGCCAAATGAACATTTAGAGCAATTTGATAGATACTTTAAGATGATTGATGAAGCATTTAACCATCTCGATTAA